From the genome of Nicotiana sylvestris chromosome 1, ASM39365v2, whole genome shotgun sequence:
TAAATTCCTAGAAAGCAAAAGTAGTCACAATGAAAACATTAAGCACTAACTAAAGCGATATAAACACAAGTCTAGACAACCACTAAAAATTAAATTCCTAGAAAGCAAAAGTAGTCCACAACGAAAACATTAAGCATTTGATTGGTGATTTGCGTTGTTATCCGCCAATGAGCCTCTTACATCAACTGGTGAAGTAGGTTCATTCTCTGCATCATCAGGGTGAAACAATAAAAATGATATTCAGTGAGAAAGTTATATAGATTAATTCCAAACAAGATCAGGAAACAAGATTGTATCAAATGTAGCCCTTATCCTAACCAAATCAAAGCCTTTAACTTCTGCTAGGAGATGGGAATTCCTTGCCACCACCTCCATCTTTAGCAAAGTTAGCAACAAGTTTTACTAGAATTAGATGATATGAACTGTATATTGCACCAACTTTATTTTGTTATCAAATAGAAGTACAATGCAATTAAACTGACCAGAAGTTGTTGTAACAGAAGAAGACAGATTATATTACTTCTTACCTGTGGTTGAAGCGCAAACAGACCATCAAATTCTTCAGGAACCACACCTTCCTTTGACATCACGTAGACCTTCAGCGCATTTAAGGTGCCTTCTAGTTAGGATTCCACACGCATAAGCTTTTGTTGCAAATGGGTATATGTTGCAGATGATGTACCGTAGCTAGATGAAGAAACACTCGGATCACTAAGTCGTCCTTTCGTATTCCTGAATGTGTTCGAAGGAGATGCTCCCATACCCATACATCGTACTCTCCCAGAGTGCTCTGCCCCTAACATCTTGCCAATAACATCATTTGGGGAAACTTCACATTCATTAGTATCACATTGAGTCATACTCAATTAAATTTGTTCCTACAAGCAGATAAAATATCAATTAGTAAGTACAAGATAACAAGACTTGAGTTGCAGAATGTTAtacaaaataatgaaaatgatgTTAGAAAAATGCATCAAAGCTAGACTTACCCCTATAGTCCTTGCCGCATCATTTACAAATGATCCATTAGCTTTCTTATGAGTTTCAATAAATATTTTTCCATGACTAGGAGTTTTTCCAGTTTccaaaaactaaaaaagaaatgTATTAGAAAAGTTATCATAAAACATTTTAATTAGAGAAAAAGTAAACTTAATAAGGTAATGTGCATACAAGATCATATCGTCTTCTCGAGTTAGCTTTTGAACCACCAGTGTGTGGCATTTTTTGTTTCTTTCgaatttctttatttcttctaCAAAGCTCCTATCAACAAAAACAAATACAAATTTAAAACATCATCTTCAtttaattatgatgaaacttgtTAAAATAATCTGAATCTTACCATTGTTGATGATTTTTGACGATAAACAACAAAAATAGCCCATTGATCTTTATTTATACCTGCTGGCACATTACTTATAATTTCATTTTTGCTTTTGGCTGGGTCAAAATATTCATTCCACAACTTCTGCCTATGTGTAGCCCACTTCTTCGAAAGACTAGCATTGCAGTATCTATATACAATGGACTCACTTACCTGAAAATCAAATCGAGGCTTCAAACAAAAAATTGAAGTTAGTTTTTTCATGGTATAAAAATCTAGGTGCAGTAAGTACATATGTATGTAATAACACTTGTACCTTTAATATTGTTTCAAAGCAGTCTTCCATGTACTTCTTAGGCATGCCCGATGGCCCTGACCACTTCTCAAAACTAATCGGAAACAAATTACAATCAATTGCCAGCGATCCACAATATCTAGCAAGTAATCCTTGTGCTTCACCATATGCTGTATTGTAGTCATCAAAATTCACAATGATGCGCTCCCCAACAGTTAGATTGTTAACTTCATTGACCTTGACCCTAATTTTCTTGGTAGCATTTTTCGAGTCTTTAACAAGAAAACAAGTTACTTAACCAAAAAGGAAGAAATAATAAGATTCTCATAAATTGAAGTAAAAATATATGTAAGGCATATACCTTTTGCCTCTACTGTCCAATACTTTGTAGATTCACGTCCTGCACGACGAGATGTTGCACTTGAATTAGAAGGCAGAATTGGAGCTTGTTCTTGTTGCGGGACTTCATGAGCATGTGGGAGGGCTTGTACTGTTGTTGAGGGCTCGATAGCATGTGATTGGACTGGagttgatgatgatgaagaatgtCCATGAGCATCATGTGGTTCACGAGCTGACTTTAGTGGATTCCGAAAATGCCTAATCTTCAGCATGGCTGCGTATTCATAAGAAAAATAGAGAGAGGTGAATCAAATATGAAGAGGAGCTAAACATCAGACAGAAGATGATAAAAAAATTGTCCCGAAACTACCCAACAAACCCAATCTAGAGCCTCAAAGATCTGGTTTTTTTACtccgaacaaaacaaaataaataaactaagTAAAATATACTCTACAAACAGTCAAACTCAAATAATTGGCAAAGAGGATCACAGAGAATCAATAAACTACAGAATGTCACGATTTTGGTAAAGCTAAGCAGTGAAATTAAAATGAACAAACTTAAAAgaattaaaatacaaaaagaaaagagagaactCACCTAATGCTCACCAGGAATTTCATCTCTCCAAGAGGCACTATATGCTGAATATATAGCTCTGAAAGTGGAAGTTTCTTACGCAGAAATGGGAGATCGGGGGTCGAGGGGAAGGTGGGAATATGGAGGGAACAATGGCGGGAATAAAGAGAAGTTACCTGAGTAGTTGAGTTAAAAAACGAGGGAAAAACCGAgggaaatgaaaaggaaaatagtgAAGTGGTTTCTTTACTTTTTCCTCGGTTTAGTTTTCATTATTACATTTACAAGAGATCAATTTGCTGTAATTTCACATTTTGAGCTACAAAACTGTTTTTCCCAGCAAGTATCGGTAAAGATACTTAATTAAGCCATATGTTGTGACTTTGACTTCAAATATAGCTAGTATATGAACTAAATCAGACTTCTAATCATAGCATAATACGATTCCGATTTGAAGTTATCTTCAATTGAATCATAGAATTatatttggacaaaatttatttgaTCGAACTCCTAAATAGTAGGAATGTTTTTTGAGTTTACAGTTTTATCCTGTCACGActcaatccccgaacccggtcgtgatggcgcctctcgcggagacaaggccagccagaccaaaacggaacacctcttttaaacagttaatcatcataaacagtagtaacatataatataatattcataaattgcggaatttaacgataataacagcaggaaccatcccgacacagtccaaaccggggtgtcacaagtcatgagctactacagaatctgctataggtctacaaagtacggaatccgatacaacagtctgaagaaaacataaatgatagaggataagagagacaaggggctgcagacgtcaacaactacctcgtaactccaaatcactgcctagcctggaaggaatcggCGCTAaagtgcggactctgctatacctgaatctgcacacacggtgcagggagtaatgtgagtactccgactcagtgagtaataattacaaataatggctgaaagtatgaaaacacgtaaaggcacaaagcaattcgtccgaatgacctgaaattttgcacacacatcccaaatgacacaatgaagctactgcaactctcggaattccattccgacccctatatcaaaatctcgcctatcaaccggaatttgccaaaatatcaatttcgccaattcaagcctaaatcttctctacaactccaaaacccatttcgatcgcgctcctaagtcacaaatcacttcccgaagctaaccgaaccatcgaaactcacttccgagccttctaacacataagtcaacatccggttgacttttccaacttaaaccttcttaaaagagactaagtgtctcagttcttaccaaatcctctccgaactcgaactaataaactcgatcacataaaatacggataacgaagcgtaaagaagctgaaatgggggaaatggagcggtaactcatgagacgactggccgggtcgtcacatatcCAATGTATGTTTTAAGGGTAAAACAGTCGAACGACATTTTGCTAaggattttcttcttttaatatattattattattattattattattattattattattattattattattattatagatATAGATTTAAATAGAAGCATGTTTGGAAAATAGAAATAATATGTttggtaaaacttatttaaacaCGGTTCATTTATCTACTAAACAAGAAATAGTAAAGAAAGTAAGGACAAAACAAAAAATCTAAAACAACGacaaactaaaattaaaaaattttACAAAAACCATTACAAGTTCatctaaaattcaaaattattacAACTCTTAATTAGATAAAAGTAACAAAGTtctaattattaaattatttatttaatatatatagtgtttAAAATGCTCTTTTGGGACTCGTTCGGGGTTCTCCGTCCCTGGACAGGGCACTTTTCAAAAGGCCCTGAAGCTCACGTGTGGAGCTTAGTTTTGTGGGCTTATGCCCCAAAGTGTCCGACTATGCGCCcaaaatacgcataatgcttaaTGGTCAGGACTAGTCCAATAAATCCTACTTAAATCATGTGTCAAATTCTCTAATTAAGACTATTGATGCTTAAAATTCTTTAACAACGTAATGATTAAAGTTTTATTCAAGAATAAATTAAATATCGAGTCATGTAATTGCATATTTACTAATTGAGAACATTGTGAGTGTGAATATCATTAGATTATTTCTTCTAAATTAGATAAACAAAATTTATATCTTATTGTTATTGGTCTTCATGTCTTAAACTATGAGGCTTTTATTGTTTTGCTCTTTGAAAGTAGTTTTATATATACATGAAGGAGTAATCTTTTAAATTATAGTATTGATGAACTTTCTTGATTAATTACTTTTAGGGAGGTATAATATATCttcatatatttttaaagaaattataaTTTTCTAATTATTTGAAAATTAAGACATTATAGT
Proteins encoded in this window:
- the LOC138872192 gene encoding uncharacterized protein, which translates into the protein MLKIRHFRNPLKSAREPHDAHGHSSSSSTPVQSHAIEPSTTVQALPHAHEVPQQEQAPILPSNSSATSRRAGRESTKYWTVEAKDSKNATKKIRVKVNEVNNLTVGERIIVNFDDYNTAYGEAQGLLARYCGSLAIDCNLFPISFEKWSGPSGMPKKYMEDCFETILKVSESIVYRYCNASLSKKWATHRQKLWNEYFDPAKSKNEIISNVPAGINKDQWAIFVVYRQKSSTMELCRRNKEIRKKQKMPHTGGSKANSRRRYDLFLETGKTPSHGKIFIETHKKANGSFVNDAARTIGEQI